ACACCTCTGTGGTGCTTTTTCCTGCTGgagctgctgttttttgattGTTGAATCTTTTAAATTTAAGTGCACTTTGTTATTATTAGTTTAAGAGCTGATAcacccatcatttatttttaacctgtGCCACTGTGAAAATTAAAGTAGCgaagtaaaagtatttcatTAAATAAGAACTCAAGTAAAAGTTCTGTAAACTAATCCTACTCCAAAAAGTACTGTTACAGGGAAAACTGTACTCGATTACAGTAAagagagtaaatgtaatttgttgccTACACCTCTGAAAACATGTATGTGATCTCTCTATaccatgtgtcaggctccagtcctcgcagGCCAAAACACATCAGTCTTCAGCACACTCAGAGtcttagatgagggtaaatggTAATCTCCACAGGCCTGGAAAGTGCAGCCACTGTTAAGCTCTCCTACATGGAAATGAACAGCATCCTTTACCCCACCCCTTCTACTGAGACtgacaatcagaacagaggtcattatCAAACATAAGGACCAAGCAAAAACTGACCTTTTATTCACAGTGGAGTAAATGACAGAGTAAAACACATCTTGTAAAAACCTGAATGAAAGTATTATTGGTTTTATAGAAGAATAAAGATGAATGTTCTCCCCCTCTTTTAACAAAGCTTCCTCATTTGTTATAGTAATGTTTCAACCACTGCAGTCCTTATCAGGTAGCTATGTTTTATAATCTATTCAGGTGTCCTTCAAACAGCAGTGGGAGctgtatttaactgaaaaaataGACCTCCTTAAAGTCAGCAAACTTAACAGTCTTTCTCTGGTGTAAAGCGATACTGACCACTTCCCAGTGTAGGTCAATACCAATGAAACACACATCCGCAAGCGTTTCAGATAAAAGATGTACACGCAAAAAGGCTTCACAGAAGTGTGTGACATGCTTGTAGTTTTAAAGGCTGAACCTGTTACCCAGAATAAACAGCAACTTCCTGCTAGCCCTCACTTCTCCACTGCAAAGGTTTACAACTATTGTCATTTTGTTAACATACCCCCTTATTATGTAACTCCATCTATTGTGAGTGAAAATCACTCTATAGTTAAGATATAAAGATGTACGAGAGACATGTGGCTTTGTGTGGAAAGAACCTGATGATGTTTTTATATTTCCGCACGACTATTAGACCAATGAAAACAGAGCTCACTTGTCCAATGTCCAATCAGGTGTGACACGGGCTGGTGTTTCCGCTAAAATTCAACAGAGCTCAGTATTTCTCTGTCTCGTTGTCTGAGCAGCAGCAATGATCACACTCATCACTGCTCTTTGCCTATTCACTACAGGTGAGTGACATTTTCTAACACTATatttctacagttataataCTATATTTCTACTGCTAATGAGAGTActgcacatttttttcagtgaacaCTGACACCTCTGAGCTTCAGGTACAAACTGTGAGGAGTGGAAGTAACGTTACCATAAAATGTGGccataaaatggacagtgacagtaaaactgtgtttttagCTTGGTATAAGCAGAGTTTAGGAAAAGTGCCAGAGTATGTTGTGAGATTGTTTGGGGATGAAAGGAAACCGAGATTTATACAAAGTTTTAGCAATGAACGTTTTACTCTGGATGAAGAGGAATTTGGTCTCATTATTAATGGAATAAAGGAAGAGGATGCTGGAACTTATTTCTGTGGAAAAGTAAAGCAAAATGCTGTAGAGTTTGAATCTGGGactcttttactttttcaaGGTAAACTGCACTTTCTAACTTTACTGCAATATCTGtaacttttatttctgttcatttcattCCACTTCAAGATTTTAAGTTTATTGTGTATTAAGTTTTCATTCCTTTGTTGTTCgtattatttctgttttgtttttgtcaattGATTTAAAAGCTGTGAAGACTGACCAACATCCTGTGACTGAAATGGTGATCAAGACTGGAGACTCTGTTACTCTCCAGTGTTCAGTAGAGTCTCTCACTCCAGACTGTTCAGGAGATCACAGTGTGTACTGGTTCAGACATGGATCAGGAGAATCTCACCCaggaatcatttacactcatggaAACAGGAGTGATGAGTGTGAGAAAAGCTCTGAGACTGATTCTCCTACACAGAGCTGCGTCTACAAACTCCCCACGAGAaacctcagcctctctgatgctggaacttactactgtgcTGTGGCTGCATGTGGACAGATACTGTTTGGAGATCAAACTAAAGTTACTGTACAAGGTGAGTCTAATGATAGAATAGAGCTTCTGTTCTGTGTTGAAATTTCTCTGTGTGGTGATTTTTTTGAACAATTTTTGTTTATCATCTGATACCAATGTAGCGCTTatattttctgtcatttcaGAAAATAACAGTTGGAGCTTCATCATCTCAATAACACTGAATGTAATATTTGTCATTGTGATCGTGGCTCTGATTGGAGTTCTACATAAGAGTCGACTAAACGgttagtttttttctttctagagTTGATTTACAATCATTTCACCAAAATGAAATCACATTATTTCTCTTTAAAGGTGCTTCCAACAGCCGTTCAAGACACACTGATCAGGTAATCATATCTACTATCTCTGATCTTATTACTTCACTTAACGCATTTGTTCCAGAATCTGTACAGctgctgttataactgcaaattaCGACAGTGATATTGTTTTTACTCTTCCTGTAACATCTGCTCTCTGTGTGGCCAGTAATGGACTGTAATGGCTCCTGTTTTCTCTCAGGCTGATCACACAGGTCTCTTCAATGCTGTCCTGAGTTTTGCTAAGAGAGTGAAGGAAAGTCAAGACCTGTATTCACAGGTGGAATATAGCTGAGGGGAAACGGTGCAGACAGCATCACCACAATGGAGTCATCCTCAGATTTAGCAGAACATTTGTGTTCTAATGCAATTTAGATCATGTTCATCAATCAAAGCTGACAGTTAAAGAGATCCACCTACAAAGAAAGAACTGCTGTGGGTCACAGCTTCTTCAGTCAGGCACGGCTACATGTAACCAATGTAGTGTAATTAAGACTCATTTAATCTGTGTACTGGATCATTTGTACATCAACTGCAAAATCCTGtctctttcttatttttttatgctcaataaaatcatttatgtttcttaaaaaaatgaaaaatgtattgtgtttatgtttaattGAGTTGAATTGAGTAATACACAATACTTATTCTGTTTGAAGTTCATTAGCACTGGATGTCAGTGTAAAGTATGTAAAAGTCCTGTGATTAAAGTTTTCCCACTGagaatatttataatattgtaGCTTTGGCACAAAAGCACCAGAAGATGCCATTTTTCTGCTCAaggaaaatgctcttttattgaacaaagCACCCAAGCTCTCTGAATAGCAGGGAAACTAGCAGTGAAGGTCACCTATGGCCATACCACAACCGCCCACAGTGACCACCGCTCAACCATACATGGCGTAATTTGCATAAATCACAATTAGAGCTCCCCTTGAAAAGCTTGTGGCAGATGCCATGATAATTTTCTCTTGAAATATGGAGACTTTTATCTACTACCTTTAAAGCGAGGAGGTGGAAGCATTCGctgacagaggtggacgaagtacacaaatcatgtactggagttaaagtagagattcccaaggtaaaatattactccagtaagaGTAGAAGTctttactctagacctcaacttcagtaaaagtacaaaagtatttggattcaaatgtacttaagtatcaaaagtaaaagtactaaaagagtaattatggctctgatgtcctgttatcatttttataacaagactcgcttcatgaactcattttaggtgaaaatcctccagtgtctctcttggtaaaccagtcttttaatagaatgtcattaattagtgatgctgacgtctattaaaatgatcataagcacaaaacactggaggtaaacagtttccatcagggagaaccgagtggctctgaaatcacttttacaaacaagcaaagtttcagtttaagaatactttgtaaattagttacaagttgaataaaaactttaaacacagtctttaaactcaggatcacaaatgagttttcctttactgtattgatctgtagggtctctgttcataaacataaactaacccaaactaatttactataaaatgaaagtgtttgtttgaattcagaaaaaagacacatcagtcacgactgcatatgtggacatatttctatattgtggtctatttaaacaaacttaggttagttcatcatttatgtgacgtatgtgctcccaaatttttacgctgctgcgctgatgttgaaccgtgtgctgcactgggttggtatgaccaaaaggtcaaaacaagttcagaacaaagtgaccgctgtgccctgattggtgttcttgctttgcgcttcttttgttttgacattacatttttatacacacaaaaaccaaaaggaccgacagatttctcaaagtgtagcggagtaaaaagtcagatatttgactttgaaatgtagcggagtgaaagtaaaaagtcgctcaaaatggaaaaacttaagtaaagtacagatacataaaACTACCACCAAACGAttccaaacacttcaaacagtacaaagaccagcaaccagacgggaaaacacagggcttaaatacataagggaaAACGAggcacaggtggaaacacaggtgcagacgatcaggggtggagtaaccaaacaacacgaacacatggacaggactgggaggggccaatcatgacacatttCATGCCTGTATCATTCACAAACGTGGTCCCTGACTCTGCTGAGATGTTAGAATGAGTCTTATCTATAGAGTCTTGTGGGTAATGATGTTGCAGGAGGATATTAATCTAAATTCAAAGACAACAGATCGTTATTTTTAAAGAGGTTGTACTTTACTGGTTTTATTTTACTGGTTTTGTTCACTTTATGTCTGAGTGGAGGGGGTGGAGAAATGGGTGTGGCCATTGTGCTGTGTGAAAGAGCTCTACAGTGGAGCAAAGACCAGAGACTTGTTAACCCTTTACTATCTGAGGAAATGTTCCAGCTTTGACACTAGTGCACAGTGATGCAGTAAACATCTTGATATTATACACTCCATTTTGCTGCATAACTCtggtgatgtttttttcttatcaTTCTATTTGTATTTTCAAAACCAGCTTAACACGTGTGCTTAACTATAATAGACTAGT
This window of the Pygocentrus nattereri isolate fPygNat1 chromosome 2, fPygNat1.pri, whole genome shotgun sequence genome carries:
- the LOC108416294 gene encoding uncharacterized protein LOC108416294 isoform X1, whose translation is MITLITALCLFTTVNTDTSELQVQTVRSGSNVTIKCGHKMDSDSKTVFLAWYKQSLGKVPEYVVRLFGDERKPRFIQSFSNERFTLDEEEFGLIINGIKEEDAGTYFCGKVKQNAVEFESGTLLLFQAVKTDQHPVTEMVIKTGDSVTLQCSVESLTPDCSGDHSVYWFRHGSGESHPGIIYTHGNRSDECEKSSETDSPTQSCVYKLPTRNLSLSDAGTYYCAVAACGQILFGDQTKVTVQENNSWSFIISITLNVIFVIVIVALIGVLHKSRLNGASNSRSRHTDQADHTGLFNAVLSFAKRVKESQDLYSQVEYS
- the LOC108416294 gene encoding uncharacterized protein LOC108416294 isoform X2, with translation MITLITALCLFTTVNTDTSELQVQTVRSGSNVTIKCGHKMDSDSKTVFLAWYKQSLGKVPEYVVRLFGDERKPRFIQSFSNERFTLDEEEFGLIINGIKEEDAGTYFCGKVKQNAVEFESGTLLLFQAVKTDQHPVTEMVIKTGDSVTLQCSVESLTPDCSGDHSVYWFRHGSGESHPGIIYTHGNRSDECEKSSETDSPTQSCVYKLPTRNLSLSDAGTYYCAVAACGQILFGDQTKVTVQENNSWSFIISITLNVIFVIVIVALIGVLHKSRLNGASNSRSRHTDQADHTGLFNAVLSFAKRVKESQDLYSQVEYS